A single genomic interval of Aegicerativicinus sediminis harbors:
- the gyrB gene encoding DNA topoisomerase (ATP-hydrolyzing) subunit B, with translation MSEENKKQYSEDSIQALEGMEHVRMRPSMYIGDVGVRGLHHLVYEVVDNSIDEALAGHCDTITVIINEDNSISVKDNGRGIPVGLHKKEGVSALEVVMTKIGAGGKFDKDSYKVSGGLHGVGVSCVNALSEHLKATVYREGHIWEQEYERGKTLYPVKTVGDSDETGTLVTFKPDHQIFTQTLEYNYDTLASRMRELAYLNKGITIHLEDRRAVDKDGNYEGETFHSNEGLTEFVKYLDGNREPIIQEVIAFEGEKNDIPVEVAMIYNTSYAENLHSYVNNINTHEGGTHLSGFRRGLTNTLKKYADSSGMTDKLKFDISGDDFREGLTAIISVKVAEPQFEGQTKTKLGNREVSASVSQAVSEMLTDYLEEHPDDAKIIVQKVILAAQARHAAQKAREMVQRKTVMSIGGLPGKLSDCSEQDPAKCEVFLVEGDSAGGTAKQGRDRNFQAILPLRGKILNVEKAMQHKVFENEEIKNIFTALGVTIGTEEDSKALNLSKLRYHKIVIMCDADIDGSHIATLILTFFFRYMKELIENGHVYIATPPLYLVKKGQKKAYAWNDKERDAYAEEFGGSVSIQRYKGLGEMNAEQLWDTTMNPEFRTLRQVNIDNGSEADRIFSMLMGDEVPPRREFIEKNAIYANIDA, from the coding sequence ATGAGCGAAGAAAACAAAAAGCAATATTCCGAGGATAGTATTCAGGCCCTCGAAGGAATGGAGCATGTAAGGATGCGTCCTTCCATGTATATCGGGGATGTTGGAGTGCGTGGTTTACATCACTTGGTATATGAAGTTGTCGATAACTCAATTGATGAGGCATTAGCCGGCCATTGTGATACTATTACGGTAATAATAAATGAAGATAATTCCATTTCCGTAAAGGATAATGGTCGAGGGATTCCTGTGGGGCTTCATAAGAAGGAAGGTGTTTCTGCTTTGGAAGTTGTAATGACCAAAATCGGGGCCGGTGGAAAATTTGATAAGGATTCATATAAGGTTTCAGGTGGTTTACACGGAGTTGGTGTAAGCTGTGTGAATGCCCTTTCTGAACATTTAAAGGCAACGGTTTATAGGGAAGGTCATATATGGGAGCAAGAGTATGAAAGAGGTAAAACCCTATATCCTGTAAAGACTGTCGGAGATAGTGATGAAACTGGAACCTTGGTTACTTTTAAGCCAGACCATCAAATATTTACTCAAACTTTAGAGTATAATTACGATACTCTTGCAAGTAGGATGCGAGAACTTGCTTATTTGAACAAAGGTATTACCATACATCTCGAGGATAGAAGGGCAGTTGATAAAGATGGTAATTATGAGGGTGAAACATTCCATTCTAATGAAGGTCTTACTGAATTTGTAAAATATTTAGACGGAAATAGAGAGCCGATTATTCAAGAGGTTATTGCTTTTGAAGGTGAAAAGAATGATATTCCGGTTGAAGTGGCAATGATCTATAATACTTCTTATGCGGAGAATTTACATTCTTACGTAAATAATATAAATACCCATGAGGGGGGTACCCATCTTTCCGGATTTAGGAGGGGGCTCACAAACACCCTGAAAAAATATGCCGATTCATCGGGTATGACCGATAAATTGAAATTCGATATTTCTGGAGATGATTTTCGTGAAGGTTTAACAGCAATTATTTCTGTAAAAGTTGCGGAACCACAGTTTGAAGGTCAAACAAAAACCAAGCTCGGTAACCGTGAAGTATCGGCTTCGGTTTCACAGGCAGTTTCAGAAATGCTTACGGATTATTTGGAGGAGCATCCAGACGACGCTAAAATAATCGTACAGAAAGTTATTCTTGCAGCCCAAGCGCGCCATGCAGCCCAAAAGGCTCGCGAAATGGTTCAGCGGAAAACGGTGATGAGTATAGGTGGATTACCTGGAAAGCTAAGTGATTGTTCTGAGCAAGACCCTGCTAAATGTGAAGTGTTCTTGGTAGAGGGTGATTCCGCAGGTGGGACAGCAAAACAAGGACGAGATAGAAACTTTCAAGCAATTTTACCATTAAGGGGTAAAATTTTGAATGTTGAAAAAGCCATGCAGCACAAAGTCTTTGAAAATGAAGAAATAAAAAACATCTTCACAGCTCTTGGCGTTACGATTGGAACCGAAGAGGATAGTAAGGCTCTTAACCTTTCAAAATTGAGGTACCATAAAATTGTAATTATGTGTGATGCCGATATCGATGGTAGCCACATTGCAACATTGATTCTAACATTCTTTTTTAGATATATGAAGGAATTGATTGAGAATGGGCATGTGTATATTGCGACACCGCCTTTATACTTAGTTAAAAAAGGTCAGAAAAAGGCATATGCATGGAATGATAAAGAACGAGATGCCTATGCTGAGGAATTTGGTGGAAGTGTAAGTATCCAACGATACAAAGGTCTTGGAGAAATGAATGCGGAGCAATTGTGGGACACTACCATGAATCCGGAATTTAGGACTTTGAGACAAGTGAATATTGACAATGGTAGTGAGGCCGATAGAATCTTCTCCATGTTAATGGGTGATGAGGTTCCTCCACGAAGAGAATTCATTGAAAAGAATGCAATTTATGCTAATATAGATGCGTAA
- the mdh gene encoding malate dehydrogenase, with protein sequence MKVTVVGAGAVGASCAEYIAMKNFASEVVLLDIKEGYAEGKAMDLMQTASLNGFDTKITGVTNDYSQTASSDICVITSGIPRKPGMTREELIGINAGIVKTVSSNLIEHSPETIIVVVSNPMDTMTYLVHKATGLPKHRIIGMGGALDSARFKYRLAEALGAPISDVDGMVIGGHSDTGMVPLTRMATRNGVPVSKFLSEERLNQVKEDTKVGGATLTKLLGTSAWYAPGAAVSALVQSIACDQKKMIPCSTLLNGEYGLSDICIGVPVILGRKGIEQIVEIELTDAEKAHISESAQGVRKTNDLLEF encoded by the coding sequence ATGAAAGTTACAGTTGTTGGAGCTGGTGCCGTTGGGGCAAGTTGCGCGGAATATATTGCAATGAAAAATTTTGCAAGTGAAGTTGTTTTATTAGACATAAAAGAAGGATATGCTGAAGGTAAGGCGATGGACCTAATGCAAACGGCTTCACTTAATGGTTTTGACACCAAAATAACAGGAGTGACAAATGATTACTCTCAAACAGCTAGCAGTGATATTTGTGTAATTACTTCTGGAATCCCTAGAAAACCTGGAATGACCCGCGAAGAATTAATTGGGATTAATGCCGGTATCGTAAAGACGGTTTCTTCAAATTTAATTGAACATTCGCCTGAGACAATAATTGTTGTTGTAAGTAACCCAATGGATACTATGACGTATTTGGTGCATAAAGCAACAGGTTTGCCTAAACATAGAATTATTGGAATGGGTGGTGCGTTAGATTCTGCACGCTTCAAATACCGTTTGGCTGAAGCTTTAGGTGCCCCTATTAGCGATGTTGATGGAATGGTTATTGGAGGCCACAGCGATACAGGTATGGTACCTCTAACTCGTATGGCAACTAGAAATGGTGTGCCTGTATCTAAATTTCTTTCAGAAGAAAGATTAAATCAAGTTAAAGAAGACACTAAGGTTGGGGGAGCAACTTTAACTAAGCTATTAGGGACTTCTGCTTGGTATGCGCCTGGAGCGGCAGTTAGTGCTTTGGTTCAGTCCATTGCTTGCGACCAAAAGAAAATGATTCCTTGTTCTACACTTCTTAATGGGGAATATGGGTTAAGTGATATTTGTATCGGTGTGCCTGTAATTTTGGGCAGAAAAGGTATTGAGCAAATTGTTGAAATTGAATTGACTGATGCAGAAAAAGCTCATATTTCAGAGAGCGCTCAAGGTGTTCGTAAAACCAACGATTTGTTAGAATTTTAG
- the asnB gene encoding asparagine synthase B has product MCGIVCAFDLKQKAEDLRPQLLEMSKKVRHRGPDWSGIYNNEKAVIAHERLAIVDPASGKQPLFSEDGKLILAANGEIYNHRELRKQFEGRYNFKTESDCEVILALYQEKGPGFIDEMNGIFGFALYDSEKDEYFIARDHVGIIPLYIGWDKYGTFYVASELKALEGYCSKIELFPPGHYFSSKDGKYVKWYNREWTEYDNVKDNVTDIAELKKALEDAVHRQLMSDVPYGVLLSGGLDSSVTSAIAKKFSKRRVESDDIADAWWPQLHSFSVGLEGSPDLAAAKKVADHIGTVHHEIKFTIQEGLDAIKDVIYNLETYDITTIRASTPMYLMARVIKSMGIKMVLSGEGADELFGGYLYFHKAPNAKEFHEETVRKLSKLHMYDCLRANKSLAAWGIEGRVPFLDKEFMDVAMRINPQDKMITKERMEKWVVRKAFEDYLPASVAWRQKEQFSDGVGYSWIDTLKEVVNEVVSDEQMTNAKYRFPLQTPQTKEEYYYRSIFEEHFPSDAAALSVPQEPSVACSTKIALEWDEAFKNMNEPSGRAVAKVHEDSYVK; this is encoded by the coding sequence ATGTGTGGTATTGTTTGTGCTTTTGATTTAAAGCAAAAGGCGGAGGATTTAAGGCCTCAATTATTAGAAATGTCCAAAAAGGTAAGGCATCGCGGTCCGGATTGGAGTGGGATTTATAATAATGAAAAGGCAGTAATTGCGCACGAACGTTTGGCTATAGTTGATCCTGCATCCGGGAAACAGCCTTTGTTCAGTGAAGACGGAAAACTTATTTTGGCAGCAAACGGGGAAATATATAACCACCGTGAATTGAGAAAGCAATTTGAGGGCAGGTACAATTTCAAAACAGAATCGGATTGTGAAGTTATTTTGGCATTATATCAAGAAAAAGGTCCTGGATTTATTGATGAAATGAACGGGATATTCGGATTTGCTCTGTACGATTCAGAGAAGGACGAATATTTTATTGCCAGAGATCATGTCGGTATTATTCCGTTATATATTGGATGGGATAAGTACGGAACATTTTATGTTGCTTCAGAATTAAAAGCATTGGAAGGCTATTGCTCAAAAATTGAACTATTTCCGCCGGGGCATTATTTTTCTAGCAAAGATGGAAAATATGTAAAGTGGTATAATAGAGAATGGACCGAATATGATAATGTAAAGGACAATGTAACCGACATTGCTGAATTAAAGAAAGCTTTGGAAGATGCCGTGCATAGACAGCTGATGAGCGATGTTCCTTATGGAGTGTTACTTTCGGGTGGCCTAGATTCTTCTGTAACATCTGCCATTGCCAAAAAATTCTCTAAAAGAAGGGTGGAATCTGATGATATAGCTGACGCTTGGTGGCCTCAATTACATTCTTTTTCTGTTGGTCTTGAGGGGTCCCCAGACCTTGCTGCTGCAAAAAAGGTTGCCGATCATATAGGAACTGTTCACCACGAAATAAAGTTTACAATTCAAGAAGGATTAGACGCTATAAAAGATGTTATTTACAACCTTGAAACCTATGATATAACTACCATTAGAGCTTCAACACCTATGTATTTAATGGCTAGAGTAATAAAATCTATGGGTATAAAAATGGTGTTATCTGGCGAAGGTGCGGATGAACTTTTCGGAGGGTATCTTTATTTTCATAAAGCACCAAATGCAAAAGAATTTCATGAGGAGACCGTCAGGAAGCTCAGTAAACTTCATATGTATGACTGTTTAAGGGCGAATAAAAGTTTGGCAGCCTGGGGTATAGAAGGTAGGGTTCCGTTTTTGGATAAAGAATTTATGGATGTAGCCATGCGCATTAACCCCCAAGATAAAATGATTACAAAAGAAAGAATGGAAAAATGGGTGGTAAGAAAGGCGTTTGAAGATTATTTACCGGCTAGCGTTGCTTGGAGACAAAAAGAGCAATTTAGTGATGGAGTAGGCTATAGTTGGATTGACACTTTAAAGGAAGTCGTAAACGAAGTGGTTTCAGATGAGCAAATGACAAACGCTAAATATAGATTCCCATTACAGACGCCTCAAACAAAGGAAGAGTATTATTATAGATCCATTTTTGAAGAGCATTTTCCTAGCGATGCTGCAGCCCTTAGTGTTCCACAAGAACCTAGTGTAGCATGTAGTACCAAAATTGCATTGGAATGGGATGAAGCTTTCAAAAATATGAATGAACCAAGTGGTAGGGCCGTCGCGAAGGTACATGAAGATTCTTATGTAAAATAA
- a CDS encoding DUF2911 domain-containing protein, which translates to MRKSLVLGTIFTFLLTFPAALTAQDFSGLDKSPMDAAAYPKSNRETIKKIKVYYSRPQLNGRSLSDLTPNDKVWRTGANEATEITFFEDMKMGDSKVPAGTYSLYTIPGPKEWTIILNKDTNVWGAYSYNEGNDVARVKVPVTKGGNSLDAFSITFDDAGTMHMGWDTMRVAVPFTE; encoded by the coding sequence ATGCGCAAATCATTAGTATTAGGAACAATTTTTACATTCTTGTTGACATTTCCAGCCGCTTTAACTGCTCAAGATTTTAGTGGTTTAGACAAAAGTCCAATGGATGCAGCTGCCTACCCAAAGAGCAACCGTGAAACTATCAAAAAAATTAAGGTCTATTATAGTAGACCACAGCTTAATGGTAGATCACTATCAGATTTAACTCCAAATGATAAAGTTTGGAGAACTGGAGCCAATGAAGCTACAGAAATTACATTTTTTGAAGACATGAAAATGGGTGATTCTAAAGTACCTGCTGGCACATATTCTCTTTACACCATACCTGGACCAAAAGAATGGACAATTATTTTGAATAAGGATACCAATGTTTGGGGTGCTTACTCTTACAATGAAGGAAATGATGTTGCAAGAGTTAAAGTACCTGTAACAAAAGGAGGGAATTCATTGGATGCATTCTCTATAACTTTCGATGATGCTGGAACAATGCATATGGGTTGGGACACCATGAGAGTTGCCGTTCCATTTACAGAATAA